Proteins found in one Paenibacillus dendritiformis genomic segment:
- a CDS encoding PTS transporter subunit EIIC, whose translation MADQYKQLAGEIYKTVGGKSNIESFFNCMTRLRIKVIDEEKVHIDALKQIEGVAGVVQEDTLQIIIGPGKVNHVREELEKIYQNDGEEDEEDIDIKEISKQNKENFRKKHKNPLQQFIRRLANIFVPIIPALVACGLINGISKAVPQILNTTLELDFTQNTFILILQAIGSVLFTYLAILVGLNTAKEFGGTPVLGAIAGGLIINPAIADISVFGEKLVPGNGGIVSVLLSVALMSYLEKQIRKKVPASLDIIVTPTTTLFITGLLTYFVFMPVGGFIAKGITQLLMGLLDVGGIAAGFILGATFLPLLATGLHQGFFPFHLELINQTGNDPLFTIQAMGGAGQVGAALAILVKTRKKTLKRAILGALPVGFLGIGEPLLYGVTLPLGRPFLTACLGAGVGGAVIAYFQVASLSIGVAGLSLFPLIDGGLNGMFGYAAGILTAYGCGFLFTYFFGFKETMAGQFK comes from the coding sequence ATGGCTGATCAATATAAGCAATTAGCTGGTGAAATATATAAGACGGTAGGCGGTAAGAGCAATATCGAATCCTTTTTTAATTGTATGACCCGGTTAAGAATTAAGGTAATTGACGAAGAAAAGGTTCATATTGATGCTTTAAAGCAGATTGAAGGCGTGGCAGGGGTGGTGCAAGAAGATACTCTTCAAATCATTATTGGGCCGGGTAAAGTAAATCATGTCCGGGAAGAGCTTGAGAAAATCTATCAAAATGATGGAGAAGAAGATGAAGAAGATATTGATATTAAAGAAATTTCTAAACAAAACAAAGAAAATTTTCGCAAGAAACATAAGAATCCGCTCCAACAATTTATTCGCCGGTTAGCCAATATTTTCGTTCCCATTATTCCTGCGCTTGTCGCATGCGGCTTAATTAACGGCATTTCGAAAGCGGTTCCCCAAATTTTAAACACGACACTGGAATTGGATTTTACGCAAAATACGTTTATTTTGATTTTACAAGCGATTGGAAGCGTTTTATTTACTTATTTAGCTATTTTGGTAGGTCTTAATACGGCAAAAGAATTTGGGGGAACTCCCGTCCTGGGTGCGATCGCAGGCGGTCTAATTATTAATCCCGCGATTGCCGACATTTCCGTATTCGGAGAAAAACTCGTTCCAGGCAACGGGGGAATCGTGAGCGTGCTTCTTTCTGTTGCTCTCATGTCCTATCTCGAGAAGCAAATCCGAAAAAAAGTGCCGGCTTCTTTAGATATTATTGTTACGCCAACGACGACACTCTTCATTACCGGGTTGCTGACCTATTTCGTTTTTATGCCCGTAGGAGGATTTATTGCCAAGGGGATCACACAGCTGTTAATGGGCTTATTAGATGTTGGCGGAATTGCAGCCGGCTTTATTTTAGGAGCGACCTTCCTGCCTCTTCTAGCAACCGGACTGCACCAGGGATTTTTCCCTTTTCACTTGGAGCTTATTAATCAGACGGGCAATGACCCGCTTTTTACCATTCAGGCTATGGGTGGAGCAGGTCAAGTGGGGGCTGCGCTGGCCATTCTCGTTAAAACGAGGAAAAAAACCTTGAAACGAGCGATTCTCGGAGCTTTGCCGGTAGGATTTCTAGGTATTGGAGAACCATTGTTATACGGTGTCACCTTACCATTGGGGCGGCCATTTTTGACGGCTTGCCTAGGGGCAGGCGTTGGCGGAGCTGTTATCGCCTATTTCCAGGTTGCTTCCCTATCGATTGGAGTAGCCGGTTTGTCTTTATTTCCGCTTATAGACGGCGGGTTGAATGGAATGTTCGGCTATGCAGCAGGCATTTTGACAGCTTATGGTTGCGGGTTTTTATTTACTTATTTTTTTGGATTTAAAGAAACGATGGCAGGACAATTCAAATGA
- a CDS encoding DUF2199 domain-containing protein, translating to MRMVDDVNGNSNSPGVGRRRRHRIRLRKPEKKPAIGVYTDCSAPFYVTEIEPWEREERCRFMAGEIVMDDRYHYVRGSLRVPYGNGRGHIRWEVWVEIRPDEATGTPKPERGTYPIGNAPMEGRLSSAIPGYPDTLTLAVSVHYQGRGSLPDIRIQDMAHLLGREQREGVTFQRWLELRPLHAEYHRYTDAQ from the coding sequence ATGAGAATGGTTGATGATGTGAACGGTAACTCGAATTCGCCCGGCGTCGGGAGGAGACGGCGCCATCGCATCCGGCTGCGCAAGCCGGAGAAGAAGCCCGCTATCGGGGTATATACGGATTGTTCGGCTCCATTCTATGTGACAGAGATCGAGCCTTGGGAGCGGGAGGAGCGCTGCCGCTTCATGGCCGGCGAGATCGTCATGGACGATCGCTATCATTATGTGCGCGGAAGCCTGCGCGTTCCGTACGGCAATGGCCGCGGACATATTCGCTGGGAAGTATGGGTGGAGATCCGCCCGGATGAAGCCACCGGCACACCCAAGCCCGAGCGCGGTACGTACCCAATCGGGAATGCGCCCATGGAAGGGCGGCTGTCTTCCGCGATTCCCGGTTATCCGGATACGTTGACGCTGGCTGTCAGCGTGCATTACCAGGGCAGAGGGTCATTGCCCGACATCCGCATTCAGGACATGGCGCATCTCCTGGGCAGAGAACAGCGGGAAGGGGTAACCTTCCAGCGGTGGCTGGAGCTTCGCCCGCTGCATGCGGAATATCATCGCTACACCGACGCGCAATAA
- the murQ gene encoding N-acetylmuramic acid 6-phosphate etherase produces the protein MTHLDRLFTEMRNEKTMNLDSLRPIEIVKLINEEDKKVALSVEKELGNIALAIEEIVKRRKKGGRLIYIGAGTSGRLGIIDSVECPPTFSASYDEVIGIIAGGKSAFVQAGEGAEDCEDAAVKDLKQIDLKAEDSVIGITASGRTPYVLAALAYANEIGALTIALTANSNSIAGCEANIRIETETGPEVLTGSTRMKAATAHKMVLNMISTGTMIQLGKVYENLMVDVHVSNEKLRHRAIGIIQTITGLSKEKAQQIFEQANGEVKAAIVMHKKQVSYEEASKYLEKYSGHIRKALEEGAE, from the coding sequence TTGACACATCTTGATCGATTATTTACGGAAATGCGGAATGAAAAAACGATGAATCTGGACTCTTTACGTCCCATTGAAATCGTAAAGTTAATCAATGAAGAAGATAAAAAAGTGGCTTTGTCTGTTGAGAAAGAGCTGGGAAATATCGCTCTGGCAATAGAGGAAATCGTGAAACGCAGAAAAAAAGGCGGCCGCCTGATCTATATTGGAGCGGGAACAAGCGGAAGATTGGGAATTATTGATTCCGTTGAATGTCCTCCAACCTTTAGCGCTTCTTATGATGAGGTCATCGGTATTATTGCCGGAGGGAAGAGTGCATTTGTTCAAGCCGGGGAAGGAGCTGAAGACTGTGAAGATGCTGCCGTAAAAGACTTGAAACAAATCGATCTCAAGGCAGAGGATAGCGTCATTGGCATTACAGCAAGCGGAAGAACCCCTTATGTGCTAGCAGCCCTTGCGTATGCAAATGAAATCGGGGCTTTAACGATTGCGCTGACAGCCAATTCGAATTCAATCGCTGGTTGTGAAGCAAATATCCGGATTGAGACAGAGACAGGTCCCGAGGTGTTAACCGGTTCGACAAGGATGAAAGCAGCAACGGCACATAAAATGGTGTTGAATATGATTTCAACGGGTACGATGATTCAGCTTGGAAAAGTATATGAGAATTTAATGGTCGACGTTCATGTCAGCAACGAAAAACTGCGTCATCGGGCGATCGGAATTATTCAAACGATTACAGGTTTGTCAAAAGAGAAAGCACAACAGATTTTTGAACAAGCCAACGGCGAAGTGAAAGCTGCGATTGTCATGCACAAGAAACAAGTAAGTTATGAAGAAGCAAGTAAATATTTAGAAAAGTATTCAGGGCATATTCGAAAAGCGCTGGAGGAAGGAGCCGAATAA
- a CDS encoding PLP-dependent aminotransferase family protein, translating to MQYSFSTRVSSVESSAVRDILKLTQGKSIISFAGGLPAEEYFPMEAIRYAADRVLQQSPQALQYGLTEGTTVLRERLGARLGSHRNIPAAVDQILITNGSQQALDLFARAMLDPGDTVLVENPTYLACLQVLGMNQANIVPVDSDDHGMIPEDVAEKLKRHKPKFVYVVPTFGNPTGRVWSVERRQALLNLCREHGTVILEDDPYGELRFTSDRVPSIAALEGETDHRLVAYTSTFSKTVAPGLRTGWTVADRQIIGMMARAKQSADLHTSVLDQLILSEMLLPEVFKLDDHIHKLSSIYKERMETMEAELSRSIWSSSVWNKPQGGMFFWVELPEGLDSQTLLACAVDKGVAFVPGTSFYAGEPKRNTMRLNFSFAEPDVIRTGMERLTEAATEFLGRYAGE from the coding sequence ATGCAATACTCATTCTCAACCCGCGTGTCATCTGTCGAAAGCTCGGCCGTACGCGATATATTAAAATTAACGCAAGGAAAATCGATCATCTCGTTCGCAGGAGGCCTGCCGGCCGAAGAATACTTCCCGATGGAAGCGATTCGCTACGCGGCGGATCGCGTGCTGCAGCAAAGCCCGCAAGCGCTTCAATACGGCCTGACGGAAGGGACGACCGTGCTGCGGGAGCGTCTGGGAGCCCGTCTCGGATCGCATCGGAACATTCCGGCTGCTGTCGATCAGATTCTGATTACGAACGGATCGCAGCAGGCCCTGGATCTGTTCGCGCGGGCCATGCTGGATCCGGGGGATACGGTCCTCGTGGAAAATCCGACCTATCTGGCCTGCCTGCAGGTGCTGGGCATGAATCAAGCGAACATCGTCCCGGTGGACAGCGACGACCACGGCATGATCCCCGAGGATGTGGCCGAGAAGCTGAAGCGCCATAAGCCGAAGTTCGTCTATGTCGTTCCGACGTTCGGCAATCCGACTGGCCGGGTATGGAGCGTCGAGCGGAGACAAGCGCTGCTGAATCTGTGCCGGGAGCATGGAACGGTCATCCTGGAGGACGACCCGTATGGGGAATTGCGGTTCACTTCGGATCGCGTGCCCAGTATCGCTGCATTGGAGGGCGAGACGGATCATCGTCTCGTCGCTTATACGAGCACGTTCAGCAAGACGGTCGCGCCTGGATTAAGAACAGGGTGGACGGTCGCCGATCGCCAGATTATCGGCATGATGGCGCGTGCGAAGCAATCGGCTGATCTGCATACCAGTGTGCTGGACCAGCTGATTTTGAGCGAGATGCTGCTGCCGGAAGTGTTCAAGCTCGATGACCATATCCATAAATTGTCTTCCATTTACAAGGAAAGAATGGAGACGATGGAAGCAGAGCTGTCCCGGAGCATCTGGAGCAGCTCCGTCTGGAACAAGCCGCAGGGCGGCATGTTCTTCTGGGTGGAACTGCCGGAGGGACTGGATTCCCAGACGCTGCTGGCTTGCGCCGTCGACAAGGGCGTCGCCTTCGTGCCGGGAACGTCATTCTATGCCGGAGAGCCGAAGCGCAACACGATGCGGCTGAACTTCTCATTCGCGGAGCCGGACGTGATCCGCACGGGCATGGAGCGGCTGACCGAAGCCGCAACCGAATTCCTCGGCCGCTATGCCGGCGAGTAG
- a CDS encoding MurR/RpiR family transcriptional regulator: MGYGGITLIKQILHQFSPSERKIADYIINHPEEVIHMTAKEVGEATQSSSAGVVRVSKAMGLSGWQELKILIASESKEPESVEYREVSKGESVGDIISKISNNTYSILEQTKKLLDEKKCEQVIRLMHEAKRIHFYGIGASFVVALDAMQKWTKINKDCTSLSDTHLLSSVISNADKNDLLFAISFSGETKEVTRLAEIAKNKGIQVISLTKFSKNPLSKMADVSLYSTSTEEPIFRTAATISRISQMLVMDILFFSYVSAYYHDSIKAIDNSRTIVREFKDSL, from the coding sequence GTGGGATATGGCGGTATTACGTTAATTAAACAAATTTTGCACCAGTTTTCCCCCTCTGAAAGAAAAATAGCGGACTATATCATTAATCATCCCGAAGAAGTGATTCATATGACCGCGAAAGAGGTTGGGGAAGCTACGCAATCAAGCAGCGCCGGTGTCGTTCGTGTGTCCAAGGCGATGGGATTATCCGGTTGGCAAGAACTGAAGATTTTAATCGCTAGCGAGAGCAAGGAGCCGGAATCGGTTGAGTACCGTGAAGTGTCTAAAGGCGAATCTGTCGGCGATATCATTTCTAAAATATCGAACAATACCTATTCCATACTGGAGCAAACAAAAAAATTATTAGACGAGAAAAAGTGCGAACAAGTGATCCGACTCATGCATGAAGCAAAAAGGATTCATTTTTATGGAATCGGCGCATCTTTTGTGGTGGCATTAGATGCTATGCAGAAGTGGACAAAAATAAATAAGGACTGCACTTCTTTATCTGACACTCATTTGTTGTCAAGTGTCATCTCGAATGCGGATAAAAATGATTTATTATTCGCGATTTCCTTTTCAGGAGAAACGAAAGAAGTTACCAGACTGGCGGAAATAGCAAAAAACAAAGGAATCCAGGTCATTTCATTGACAAAGTTTTCAAAAAACCCGCTTTCCAAAATGGCTGATGTTTCTTTATATTCAACTTCTACGGAGGAGCCGATTTTTAGAACTGCCGCAACCATATCACGAATATCACAAATGCTTGTCATGGACATCTTGTTTTTCTCTTATGTATCGGCGTATTACCACGATTCCATTAAAGCAATTGATAACAGCAGAACTATCGTCAGGGAATTTAAAGACAGCTTATAA
- a CDS encoding response regulator transcription factor, with the protein MKSKILVVDDEPSISTLIEYNLKLAGYEVMCVYDGEAVFEVLPTFRPDLIVLDRMLPKSSGLEVCRKLRERSNMVPVIMLTAMQEVGDKIDGLNNGADDYMTKPFSPQELISRIQAVMRRIRSLPLHDDGQVYQIGPLTVMADQREVRLDERPIELTPKEFELLVFLCRHRGKVLSRQQLLQGVWDYHFLGDTRIVDVHISHLRDKLEKNARNPEYIMTIRNVGYKLTEPARRHLAAEG; encoded by the coding sequence ATGAAGTCCAAAATACTTGTCGTTGACGATGAGCCATCCATCTCTACCCTCATTGAATATAATCTGAAGCTGGCCGGTTACGAAGTCATGTGTGTCTACGATGGAGAAGCGGTATTCGAGGTGCTGCCCACCTTCCGGCCCGATCTGATCGTGCTCGACCGGATGCTGCCGAAGAGCAGCGGCCTGGAAGTATGCCGGAAGCTGCGCGAGCGGAGCAATATGGTGCCGGTCATCATGCTGACCGCCATGCAGGAGGTCGGAGACAAGATCGACGGGCTGAACAACGGGGCCGACGACTATATGACGAAGCCCTTCTCTCCGCAGGAGCTGATCTCCCGCATTCAGGCCGTCATGCGCCGCATCCGTTCCTTGCCGCTTCATGACGATGGCCAGGTCTATCAGATCGGACCGCTCACCGTCATGGCCGATCAGCGGGAAGTGAGGCTGGACGAGCGCCCCATCGAGCTGACGCCGAAGGAATTTGAGCTGCTCGTCTTCCTGTGCCGGCACCGCGGCAAAGTGCTCAGCCGGCAGCAGCTTCTGCAGGGCGTCTGGGACTATCATTTTCTCGGGGATACCCGTATCGTCGATGTCCATATCAGCCACCTGCGCGACAAGTTGGAGAAGAATGCACGCAATCCCGAATATATCATGACGATCCGCAACGTCGGCTATAAGCTGACCGAGCCGGCCCGACGCCATCTTGCCGCAGAAGGATAA
- a CDS encoding DUF2161 domain-containing phosphodiesterase has protein sequence MEALDHREAKPAKTAARKESELYAPLKAFFEARGYTVRGEVRHCDLVAMRPEGEEGQLEPPIIVEMKPSFNLTLVLQALERQKLSPQVYVAVEKKKGGKGHSVSSLRQLCGKLGIGFLLVTFYKRKAPFVEIICTPAGSEVSYMETRPVKTRAARLVREFSARSGDYNVGGTTKQPLVTAYREKALRAAHCLADGPLRAAAVRDGSGVGDAAAILQRNYYGWFERISRGVYALTGEGREALERYAHVVRDWRKPGAGTPEVTGLPMAGDT, from the coding sequence ATGGAAGCTTTAGACCATCGTGAAGCAAAGCCGGCCAAAACGGCGGCACGGAAGGAATCGGAGCTGTACGCTCCGTTGAAAGCATTCTTTGAAGCAAGGGGTTATACCGTTCGCGGCGAGGTGCGCCATTGCGATCTGGTCGCGATGCGTCCTGAGGGGGAGGAGGGGCAGCTGGAACCGCCGATTATTGTCGAAATGAAGCCTTCCTTCAATCTGACGCTTGTCCTGCAGGCGCTCGAACGGCAGAAGCTGTCCCCGCAGGTGTACGTCGCAGTCGAGAAAAAAAAGGGAGGCAAAGGACACTCCGTCTCTTCCCTGCGCCAGCTGTGCGGCAAGCTCGGCATCGGCTTCCTGCTCGTCACGTTCTACAAGCGCAAGGCGCCGTTCGTCGAGATCATCTGTACGCCGGCCGGTTCGGAGGTGAGCTACATGGAGACACGCCCCGTGAAGACGAGAGCGGCCCGGCTGGTGCGTGAATTCAGCGCCCGCAGCGGGGATTACAATGTGGGAGGCACGACGAAGCAGCCGCTCGTGACGGCTTATCGGGAGAAGGCGCTGCGCGCGGCGCATTGCCTGGCGGACGGCCCGCTCCGGGCTGCCGCCGTACGGGACGGCAGCGGCGTCGGCGATGCGGCCGCCATCCTGCAGCGCAATTATTACGGCTGGTTCGAGCGCATCAGCCGCGGCGTCTACGCGCTGACCGGGGAAGGGCGTGAGGCGCTGGAGCGCTACGCCCATGTCGTGCGCGATTGGCGCAAGCCCGGGGCCGGGACCCCAGAGGTCACCGGCCTGCCGATGGCGGGCGATACATAA
- a CDS encoding AbrB/MazE/SpoVT family DNA-binding domain-containing protein, whose amino-acid sequence MKPAGVVRKVDQLGRIVLPKSLRKRYQMNEGDPVEILVQGDHIILERYRPKCVFCGSMDGVAEFKERYICSPCMNEMTHLVR is encoded by the coding sequence ATGAAACCTGCCGGAGTAGTCCGTAAAGTCGATCAACTGGGACGCATTGTGTTGCCCAAATCGTTGAGAAAACGTTACCAGATGAACGAGGGGGATCCTGTCGAAATTTTGGTGCAAGGCGACCATATTATTTTGGAGCGCTACCGTCCGAAGTGCGTATTTTGCGGGTCCATGGATGGAGTCGCTGAATTCAAGGAACGATACATATGTTCTCCATGCATGAATGAGATGACGCATCTCGTTCGCTAG
- the trmL gene encoding tRNA (uridine(34)/cytosine(34)/5-carboxymethylaminomethyluridine(34)-2'-O)-methyltransferase TrmL — MALHIVLVEPEIPANTGNIARTCAATGTHLHLVRPLGFRTDDATLKRAGLDYWYAVHIEYHDSFQEVLDQYADSRFFYATTKADKCYSDFSFQDGDFLVFGKETKGLPPELIEANRETCMRMPMTDKVRSLNLSNSAAIIVYEALRQLDFPGLLK, encoded by the coding sequence ATGGCACTGCATATCGTGCTTGTGGAACCGGAAATTCCGGCCAATACCGGCAACATCGCCCGCACCTGTGCCGCGACAGGCACCCACCTGCATCTTGTGCGGCCGCTGGGCTTCCGTACGGATGACGCGACGTTGAAGCGTGCCGGTCTGGATTATTGGTACGCTGTCCATATCGAATATCATGATTCGTTCCAAGAGGTGCTGGATCAATACGCGGATTCGCGTTTTTTTTATGCCACGACCAAGGCGGACAAATGCTACAGCGACTTCTCATTCCAGGACGGCGACTTCCTCGTCTTCGGCAAAGAGACGAAAGGCTTGCCTCCCGAGCTAATCGAGGCGAACCGCGAAACGTGCATGCGCATGCCGATGACCGACAAGGTCCGATCGCTCAATTTGTCGAATTCGGCGGCGATCATTGTCTATGAAGCGCTGCGCCAGCTCGATTTTCCCGGACTGCTCAAATAG
- a CDS encoding phosphodiester glycosidase family protein, giving the protein MNVRVKQINRLFMLITAPFIGMMIWMLASTLHVTAEVDWSPPSEPAGWTDKNEKLYISLDEAQHTASFTVESIKKTSVLYRQTTQAMNDIVSTAGTQAKRPEQIYDRRISAKLGTVKERIDSDKLRAELYRINQPTYHGYAMKVKLKDPSAMRLTLGKDKYGGAETTLQAVKRYGAVAGINAGGFADGKGNRYPLGTTVMNGEYVNSFEPTYKDLAFVGLDVGGKLIGGKFSEKQQLDTLNPQHGATFVPALLKNGRKLAIPQKWQSSRAPRTVIGNYKDDQLLILVADGYDEKGSSGAKLEELQAKLSNLGVIDAYNLDGGGSSSLIFNGRVVNNPSDGELRALPTHFLFFK; this is encoded by the coding sequence ATGAATGTGCGAGTGAAACAAATAAACCGGCTGTTCATGCTGATTACCGCCCCGTTCATCGGGATGATGATCTGGATGCTGGCTTCCACGCTGCATGTTACGGCGGAGGTGGATTGGTCCCCTCCTTCCGAGCCGGCGGGCTGGACGGACAAGAATGAGAAGCTGTACATAAGCTTGGACGAGGCGCAGCATACAGCCTCCTTCACGGTAGAATCCATTAAGAAGACGTCGGTTCTGTACAGGCAGACCACCCAGGCGATGAATGATATCGTCAGCACAGCCGGCACGCAGGCGAAGCGTCCGGAGCAAATCTATGACCGGCGCATCTCGGCCAAGCTTGGCACCGTGAAGGAACGGATCGACAGCGACAAGCTGCGGGCCGAATTGTACCGGATTAACCAGCCAACCTACCATGGCTATGCCATGAAGGTGAAGCTGAAGGATCCGTCCGCCATGCGCCTGACGCTGGGCAAGGACAAGTACGGCGGGGCCGAGACGACCTTGCAGGCCGTCAAGCGCTACGGCGCCGTCGCCGGAATCAATGCTGGCGGGTTCGCGGACGGGAAGGGCAACCGTTATCCGCTCGGCACGACGGTCATGAACGGCGAATATGTCAATTCATTCGAACCAACCTACAAAGACTTGGCGTTCGTCGGGCTCGATGTCGGCGGGAAGCTGATCGGCGGCAAATTTTCGGAAAAGCAGCAATTGGATACATTGAATCCGCAGCACGGCGCCACCTTCGTGCCGGCGCTGCTCAAGAACGGCCGCAAGCTGGCGATACCGCAGAAATGGCAATCGTCCCGGGCTCCGCGCACCGTTATCGGCAATTATAAAGACGATCAATTATTAATCCTCGTCGCGGATGGGTATGATGAGAAGGGAAGCTCCGGCGCCAAGCTGGAGGAACTGCAGGCGAAGCTGTCGAACCTTGGCGTCATCGATGCCTACAATCTCGATGGCGGCGGCTCGTCATCGCTCATCTTCAACGGCCGGGTAGTCAATAACCCGTCGGACGGAGAACTTCGGGCGCTGCCGACTCACTTTTTGTTTTTCAAATAA
- a CDS encoding PrkA family serine protein kinase — MDIFKRISEHRAESERLAWTGTFKEYVELLRRDPAPAMTAHARVYEMIASHGVEEADGHKRYAFFEKEIFGLDRAVHKLVEEYFHSAAKRLDVRKRILLLMGPVSGGKSTLVTMLKRGLEQFSRTEKGAVYAIKGCPMHEEPLHLIPNELRAEVEHELGVRIEGNLCPACQMRLRTEYGNDIERVPVERVLISEENRIGIGTFSPSDPKSQDIADLTGSIDFSTITEYGSESDPRAYRFDGELNKANRGLMEFQEMLKCDEKFLWNLLSLTQEGNFKAGRFALISADELIVAHTNESEYKAFIANKKNEALQSRMIVMPIPYNLKVSEEEKIYAKLINQSDMKHVHISPHALRAAAIFSILTRLKESKKQGMDLVKKMRMYDGEEVEGYKENDLKEMQSEFSEEGMSGVDPRYVINRISSALIKQDLQCINALDVLRALKDGLDQHASITKEERERYLNYISVARKEYDNLAKKEVQKAFVYSFEESAKTLFENYLDNIEAFCNWKKIRDPLTDEEMDPDERLMRSIEEQIGVSENAKKAFREEILIRLSSYSRKGRKFDYNSHERLREAVEKKLFADLKDIVKITTSTKTPDENQLKRINEVSARLMEEHGYCPVCANELLRYVGSLLNR; from the coding sequence ATGGATATTTTCAAGCGGATTTCAGAGCACCGCGCCGAGAGCGAACGATTGGCCTGGACCGGTACCTTTAAAGAATATGTGGAATTGCTGCGTCGGGATCCGGCACCTGCGATGACGGCTCATGCACGCGTGTATGAGATGATTGCGTCACACGGCGTGGAGGAGGCTGACGGGCATAAGCGATATGCCTTCTTCGAAAAGGAAATATTCGGTCTGGACCGTGCCGTGCATAAGCTGGTTGAGGAGTATTTCCATTCGGCAGCCAAGCGTCTTGATGTGCGCAAGCGCATCCTGCTGCTGATGGGTCCGGTGAGCGGCGGCAAATCTACGTTGGTCACGATGCTGAAGCGGGGCTTGGAGCAATTCTCGCGTACGGAGAAGGGAGCCGTCTATGCGATCAAGGGCTGCCCGATGCATGAGGAGCCTCTGCACCTGATTCCGAATGAGCTGAGAGCCGAAGTGGAGCATGAGCTGGGCGTACGCATCGAGGGCAATCTGTGCCCTGCGTGCCAGATGCGGCTCCGCACCGAATACGGGAACGACATCGAGCGAGTACCGGTCGAACGCGTGCTGATCTCCGAGGAGAACCGCATCGGCATCGGAACCTTCAGTCCGTCCGATCCGAAGTCCCAGGATATCGCGGATCTGACCGGAAGCATCGACTTCTCGACGATTACGGAGTACGGGTCGGAGTCCGATCCGCGGGCATACCGCTTCGACGGGGAGTTGAACAAGGCGAACCGCGGCTTGATGGAGTTCCAGGAGATGCTCAAATGCGACGAGAAATTCCTCTGGAATCTGTTGTCGCTTACCCAGGAGGGGAATTTCAAGGCGGGAAGATTTGCGTTGATCAGCGCGGATGAACTGATCGTGGCCCATACGAACGAGTCCGAGTACAAAGCCTTCATTGCCAACAAAAAAAATGAAGCGCTTCAGTCCCGGATGATCGTGATGCCGATACCGTACAATCTCAAAGTGTCTGAGGAAGAAAAAATATATGCCAAGCTGATTAATCAGAGCGATATGAAGCATGTTCATATCTCGCCGCATGCGCTGCGGGCCGCCGCTATTTTCTCTATCCTGACCCGGCTCAAGGAGTCGAAGAAGCAGGGCATGGATCTGGTCAAAAAGATGCGTATGTACGACGGTGAAGAAGTTGAAGGCTATAAAGAGAATGATCTGAAGGAAATGCAGAGCGAATTTTCCGAGGAAGGGATGTCGGGGGTTGACCCGCGCTACGTCATTAACCGCATATCGAGCGCCTTAATCAAGCAGGATCTGCAATGCATCAACGCGTTGGATGTGCTCAGGGCGTTGAAGGACGGCCTGGATCAGCATGCTTCGATTACGAAGGAGGAGCGGGAGCGGTATCTGAATTACATCTCGGTGGCGCGCAAGGAATACGACAATCTGGCGAAGAAGGAAGTGCAGAAAGCGTTCGTCTACTCCTTCGAGGAGTCGGCGAAGACGCTGTTCGAAAATTATCTCGATAACATCGAGGCCTTCTGCAATTGGAAAAAAATCCGCGATCCGCTAACGGATGAGGAGATGGATCCGGATGAGCGGCTGATGCGCTCGATCGAGGAGCAGATCGGCGTCTCGGAAAACGCGAAGAAGGCATTCCGCGAGGAGATTCTCATCCGATTGTCCTCGTATTCCCGGAAAGGACGCAAGTTCGATTACAACAGCCATGAACGGCTGCGGGAAGCGGTGGAGAAGAAGCTGTTCGCCGATTTGAAGGATATCGTGAAAATTACGACCTCGACGAAGACGCCGGACGAGAACCAATTGAAGCGGATCAACGAGGTGTCCGCCCGGTTGATGGAGGAGCACGGCTATTGCCCGGTCTGCGCGAACGAGCTGCTGCGTTATGTGGGCAGCCTGTTGAACCGCTAA